One window from the genome of Anabaena sphaerica FACHB-251 encodes:
- a CDS encoding NUDIX hydrolase translates to MNNPGEIRVIVLALIRDGDRIFVSEGYDPTKQSTFYRALGGGIEFGETSRIALEREFQEEIQADLTNIRYLNCIENLFSFDGKQGHEIIQLYQCDFADPQFYKIESLTFSETPEKKHRALWVEIAKFKSGELRLVPEVFFDYL, encoded by the coding sequence ATGAATAACCCAGGTGAAATTAGAGTCATAGTCTTAGCATTAATTCGAGATGGGGACAGAATTTTTGTTTCTGAAGGATACGACCCCACTAAACAATCAACATTTTACCGCGCTTTAGGTGGTGGTATAGAATTTGGTGAAACCAGTCGGATAGCCTTAGAAAGAGAATTTCAAGAAGAAATTCAAGCCGATTTAACTAATATTCGTTACTTGAATTGTATAGAAAACCTGTTTAGCTTCGATGGTAAACAAGGACATGAAATTATCCAACTTTATCAATGCGATTTTGCAGATCCACAATTTTACAAAATCGAAAGTTTAACCTTTTCCGAAACACCAGAAAAGAAACATCGCGCTTTATGGGTAGAAATTGCCAAATTTAAATCAGGAGAATTAAGATTAGTACCAGAAGTATTTTTTGATTATTTGTAA
- the rsmG gene encoding 16S rRNA (guanine(527)-N(7))-methyltransferase RsmG yields MSLESVSSLPEMVQFWQKTLNWQPTNQQQNQFQQLYELIIEGNRQFNLTRITEPEEFWEKHLWDSLRGVAPKQHFIDSLDQGASVIDIGTGAGFPGVPISMIFPSCQVSLLDSTRKKINFIETILSSLSLTNAKTIVGRAEEIGQENKYRQSYDLALIRAVGTASACAEYSLPLVKKGGLAVIYRGSWTKEENQSLENAVKQLGGRVELIEEFTTPLSNSIRHCLFLRKVGNTPASFPRAVGVPTQKPL; encoded by the coding sequence ATGAGTTTAGAATCTGTATCTAGTTTACCAGAAATGGTGCAATTTTGGCAAAAAACATTAAATTGGCAACCTACAAATCAGCAACAAAATCAATTTCAACAACTGTATGAATTAATTATTGAAGGCAATCGGCAATTTAATTTAACTCGAATTACTGAACCTGAAGAATTTTGGGAAAAACATCTTTGGGACTCTTTACGGGGAGTTGCACCAAAACAGCATTTTATTGATTCTCTTGATCAAGGTGCATCTGTAATTGATATTGGTACTGGTGCAGGTTTTCCTGGTGTACCAATTTCTATGATTTTTCCAAGTTGTCAAGTAAGTTTGTTAGATTCTACGCGCAAAAAAATTAATTTTATTGAGACGATATTAAGTAGTCTTTCTCTAACTAATGCTAAGACTATTGTAGGGAGAGCAGAAGAAATTGGACAGGAAAATAAATACAGACAAAGTTATGATTTAGCTTTAATTCGTGCTGTGGGTACAGCTTCTGCTTGTGCTGAATATAGTTTACCTTTGGTGAAAAAAGGCGGTTTAGCTGTAATTTATCGGGGAAGTTGGACTAAAGAAGAAAACCAAAGTTTAGAAAATGCAGTTAAGCAGTTAGGGGGAAGAGTTGAATTAATTGAAGAATTTACAACTCCTTTAAGTAATAGTATTCGGCATTGTTTATTTTTGCGAAAAGTAGGAAATACACCTGCTAGTTTTCCTCGTGCTGTGGGTGTACCGACGCAAAAGCCTTTGTAA
- a CDS encoding DUF3531 family protein — MYIQFREVNPFDVWIWLKFSTLPSGREKQYVEEVFNSWFYLGKLGGFNAENLQVQETGLELSYMDYDAKGYDKSLVALMHNMGEFEYEGEWGRCWFDLGTSDAIALDILINALTQLSEEYVTIEALYIGGENEDWPVEDSETRAYSIYDT, encoded by the coding sequence ATGTACATTCAATTCCGCGAAGTTAATCCTTTTGATGTCTGGATTTGGTTGAAGTTCAGCACCCTTCCCTCTGGACGTGAAAAACAATATGTAGAAGAAGTTTTCAATTCCTGGTTTTATCTAGGTAAATTAGGTGGATTCAATGCCGAAAATCTGCAAGTGCAAGAAACAGGTTTAGAACTCAGTTACATGGATTATGATGCAAAAGGTTATGATAAAAGCCTGGTGGCTTTGATGCACAATATGGGTGAGTTTGAATATGAAGGAGAATGGGGAAGATGCTGGTTTGATTTAGGAACTAGTGATGCGATCGCATTAGATATTCTCATCAACGCCCTCACTCAATTAAGTGAAGAATACGTCACCATTGAAGCCCTATATATCGGTGGTGAAAACGAAGATTGGCCAGTTGAAGATAGTGAAACTCGTGCCTACTCAATTTACGATACGTAG
- a CDS encoding ABC transporter ATP-binding protein — translation MLYLRNLTYHPTACPSAILKSINLELPPQQLGLIIGPSGSGKSTLLEILSGLAEPTSGAAFWREQELIAEQLQQLAGIVFQFPERHFCGGTILEELRLGHPELGTERVHQALSEVGLEHLSLSTPPHALSGGQQRRLALAVQLIRQPNLLLLDEPTAGLDWSMRRQLVNLLAKLKKDWTLLVVTHDAGDLLPIADRCWTLNHGVLEAVEPKTLEKKIAETVVN, via the coding sequence ATGCTCTATCTCAGAAATCTAACTTATCACCCCACCGCTTGCCCGTCAGCAATTCTCAAATCCATTAACCTGGAATTACCTCCCCAGCAATTAGGTCTGATTATTGGTCCTAGTGGTTCCGGTAAAAGCACTTTATTAGAAATTTTATCAGGACTGGCTGAACCTACCTCTGGTGCGGCTTTTTGGAGAGAACAGGAACTGATAGCCGAACAGCTACAACAGTTGGCGGGGATAGTGTTTCAATTTCCAGAAAGGCACTTCTGCGGTGGTACAATTTTAGAAGAATTGCGTTTGGGTCATCCCGAATTAGGGACAGAGCGGGTTCACCAGGCATTAAGCGAAGTTGGATTAGAGCATTTATCCCTATCTACACCACCCCATGCTTTAAGCGGTGGACAACAAAGGCGTTTAGCTTTGGCGGTTCAATTAATTCGTCAACCGAATTTATTATTATTAGATGAACCTACAGCGGGTTTAGATTGGTCAATGCGCCGTCAGCTAGTAAATTTATTAGCGAAATTGAAAAAAGATTGGACATTGTTAGTTGTAACACATGACGCTGGGGATTTGTTGCCAATAGCAGACCGTTGTTGGACATTAAATCATGGTGTTTTAGAAGCGGTTGAGCCTAAAACATTAGAAAAGAAAATTGCGGAAACAGTCGTAAATTGA
- a CDS encoding Uma2 family endonuclease, protein MSIQLVTRRFTVEQYHQMNEAGILTEDDRVELINGEIIEMSPIGRRHAACVNRLNFLFSQLLGKRVIVAVQNPIILDNLSEPQPDISLLKPRADFYESGLPQAQDTFLLIEVADSSIEYDRKIKIPLYASSGISEVWLVDIYEQLIIVYRQPTANGYSEIKTFHLGDIVDILAFPGINLTVESILG, encoded by the coding sequence ATGTCTATTCAATTAGTAACCAGACGTTTCACAGTTGAACAATATCATCAAATGAATGAAGCTGGTATTTTAACAGAAGATGATAGAGTGGAATTAATCAACGGAGAAATTATTGAAATGTCACCAATTGGTAGAAGACACGCAGCTTGTGTAAATCGTTTAAATTTTCTTTTTTCACAGTTACTAGGTAAAAGAGTAATTGTTGCTGTACAAAATCCCATAATTTTAGATAATCTGTCAGAACCCCAACCAGACATATCATTACTTAAACCCCGTGCAGATTTTTATGAATCTGGACTTCCTCAAGCACAGGATACATTTTTATTAATAGAAGTTGCAGATAGCAGCATTGAGTATGATAGAAAAATCAAAATTCCTCTTTATGCTAGTAGCGGTATTTCAGAAGTTTGGTTAGTCGATATTTATGAACAACTAATTATAGTTTATCGCCAACCTACTGCAAATGGCTATAGTGAAATCAAAACTTTCCATTTGGGCGATATTGTAGATATTTTAGCATTTCCTGGAATTAATTTAACAGTTGAGAGTATTTTAGGATAA
- a CDS encoding Sll0314/Alr1548 family TPR repeat-containing protein gives MSKLFLIPQLTMLFRFPVVCNVALATSIILNLCVNPSLAGDPFRRSEPHKIGDRTEAAFKAIFQQGNYPAAEEYLQKAISDEANEPLAYALKASLAYNNQDLVSLEKYSKKTLEAGQKLIASDPLRGNLYTGVGNFLEGAVILTRKGNVNGVSQALSRLTRVYEYLDKAEAIDANDPELNLIKGYMNLMLAVNLPFISPDQAIEELEQNAAPGYLVDRGIALAYRDLKKYPQALDYVNRALKTTADNPEIYYLKAQILHEKGKKEKSQNLVKDAIANFDKALAKKSQLPASLVKQIEYERNQAKQRLNNL, from the coding sequence ATGTCTAAACTGTTTTTGATTCCTCAATTAACAATGTTGTTTCGATTTCCTGTAGTTTGCAACGTTGCTTTGGCTACTAGCATTATCCTCAATTTGTGTGTAAATCCCTCATTAGCTGGTGATCCGTTTCGCCGCAGCGAACCCCATAAAATTGGCGATCGCACGGAAGCAGCGTTTAAGGCGATTTTCCAACAGGGAAATTATCCAGCAGCAGAGGAGTATCTGCAAAAAGCCATCTCGGATGAAGCAAATGAACCTTTAGCTTATGCGTTGAAGGCATCTTTAGCATACAATAATCAAGATTTAGTTAGCTTGGAGAAGTACAGCAAAAAAACTTTAGAAGCTGGACAAAAGCTGATTGCTAGTGACCCTTTGCGTGGTAATTTATACACTGGAGTGGGCAACTTTTTAGAAGGTGCGGTAATTCTTACCCGTAAAGGAAATGTCAATGGTGTCTCACAAGCCTTGAGTCGATTGACAAGAGTCTATGAATATTTAGACAAAGCAGAAGCTATTGATGCCAATGATCCAGAGTTAAACTTAATTAAGGGCTATATGAATTTAATGTTAGCCGTTAATTTGCCTTTTATTAGTCCAGATCAAGCGATTGAAGAACTAGAACAAAATGCTGCACCTGGGTATTTGGTAGATAGGGGTATTGCTTTAGCATACCGGGATTTGAAAAAATATCCTCAAGCGTTAGATTATGTCAATCGCGCCTTAAAAACGACTGCGGACAACCCAGAAATTTATTATCTCAAAGCACAAATCCTGCACGAAAAGGGTAAAAAGGAAAAAAGCCAGAACTTGGTTAAGGATGCGATAGCTAATTTTGACAAAGCCCTGGCTAAAAAATCCCAACTTCCTGCTAGTCTCGTCAAACAAATTGAATATGAACGCAACCAGGCTAAACAGCGCCTGAATAATCTATGA